Sequence from the Prunus persica cultivar Lovell chromosome G5, Prunus_persica_NCBIv2, whole genome shotgun sequence genome:
TCTATACTCTGATTCACCTCCAAAGAAAAGCTCACCCTTGTGCAATCGCAACCCTTTGTATCatgctttcttctttttggattTGAGCATCACATATCCAATGAAAATGCATAAGAAGCAGAGAAGCACCATGCCAGCAAACACAGGTATTAATATGGCATATTCTTGGGGCAGGAAATACCGGTGGATAAAGTGATCACTGTTTACAAACGGCTGAAACACAACGAGAGTAAATATCAACAGCAGGTTAATATATGTGTAAGAAGCATTTGAGAAAGAAGTAGCGAAGCAAGGCAGGTAATTAACTGACCAGGATTATAACCCAAAATGTGTAATAAGTGAATATAGATAAACTGATATAGGATAACAGAAACCCAACGGCCTTGTCTGCCAATTCCATTGTGATGTCTGTGGCTTCTGCTACCTGCAATTACAAAGAGGATGAGGATCAGCAACTTCATATGAAGTAGCGAACAGTTTCAACAAACAAGTACAAGTGCAGGAACATGTATCACATTACACAGGGAAACCATCTTGAAATTGTATCTAAACCCAATGGATAGTTTTTATACTTTCAAGGGAACCATATACCACCACCAAAACCAGTAGCATTTCAAACCAACAATATGCTATCTCCATAAGCAGTAGCAAATCagatttacaaatatagttCTGACTGATTCTAAGCAACCAAATCATTTGGttttaaaacatgaaaaatatgaagggaAGGGTGCGtgaaaaatacaacaattatgCAACCAAAGCATTTGGTTTtataacatgaaaaatataaaaggaaGGGTGCATGacaaatacaataaaataaacccTCAAAAGTAGCaatcaacaaaaattttaGAGCAGCAACTTAACAAAACCGCCCAGGTTCAATGAGAACCCACCATCAATACCAAGCACCATTAGGTTTTTGGCATCTGGTTCAAAGATGCAATTTTTTGAACCATATTTGACCAAAATCATAAAGGGCATCACCTAAACTAAAAATTCAATGAGATACACAAATGCATACACACACACTCAATTGAAAAATCAAACATGGAGTAATTGGATTTGCTTTCCatagcaaacaaaaaccataattGGTGCGACAGATTGGGCATTGGATTATGATATTGACCCTTCCAATGCCAAACGAACCCAATTCGAAATTTGGGATTTCAAGTTTTCAGTTTGTTTTCCTACACTGTCACAACCAAATTTACTTACCCGAGACAAAGTCCTTCTTTCAATCTCAACGACGATCGCTATCAGGCCAATTTCGattcccctctctctctctcactgtcTGCAAGCCCTAATCGTATACAAAGAGATATTGAAGGACGACGACTGGCGCGTTCAGAACAGAAGAGATACCCTGCATGCCCTCGGCTTAATAATATgtctcttttttaaaaattcttttGGACTTAActattccaaacataaagcCCATGGTCAGCACCCTTGAAGGAAAGCCCAAAACATTGTTCATAAGTTACGGACTCATTTTTCACCGGGAAAAAATAGTTACGGTCTGTCAAAGCTTATTTGAAGGACACCATTGAAGAATCACTCACATCCCTAATTAAAATGAAACATGATGGCTTCAGGAATTGATGCATTGTCTCTCCTGTCGATCATTATCTTCATGGTTTCTACCTGTGGCTTGAGGAGCTTCATTATGTGTGCAGGTTTTAAGCTTTTCTTATTTCAACCTTGTTCAACTTCATAAACTACACTGAAATTTTCTCAAACATTTGAAGTGGCTAAAGATGGAcctccattttttatttttttttaatcttggcaaaataatattataaactaCTCTAGTGTATTGAATGGAGTTTCGAACTTGGATGTAACAAGACGAGCACATATACCTTAACCAACTGACCTAACCACGTCTCCATTTTTAATCTCTAACCTTACTCTTTTCATCGGTCCATTAATTTGTTGACTAATCACAAATTGGTGAACGAGGGTTGCGAGACAATTTCAGCACACAAAAacatgtgaattttgtgtACAAGCTCCAACTTCAAAACTAGCCGAGCATCAAATTCATATCATATATCAGTTTGATAAACATGTTGTGATCCATTAGAATTTTCACATTTTGAAGCAGCGACATCTTTGGCCAAATTACGGCGAGAACTGATTACAAAGCAATAATCAGGATTTAAAATCCCCGTAATTTAATCACAAAGCCGTCTGATGTCACAAGCCACTACAGCTTCCCAAAATGAACAAAGAACAACAGGCAAAACAAAGAGTATCATATAATTGtcccagaaaaataaaagaaaacaaatacacTTCTCTGAAAGCAGATTTTGAAAAACAGCAGTCAACCCCAGAGGAACTGTATTGCATCCAACATCCTCAAAACCTATCTGCTCCTTAATTTGATCCCAACATTGTTTGGCTCCTAAAGAAACACATAGGGGTAAATATTTCCCCATCATTTTTGCAGCATCCACTGCATTATATCTTTCCGTATAACTCCCCCAAACGCACCTGCACTGTAGTTCGATCTTAACGGTTGAGGCACATTCATGCATAAGTGCCTGTACTGGTTTATCATCCCAGAAGGCTTTCGTGATCTCATCATCATTGTAATTGGAGGAAGGGGTTTAGACCACATATTGGTCATTGTTGAAAACAGATGCCTGTCGGATTCCTGATTTCTGGTTATCTGGGTACTTCCAGGAGTTTTGAGGTGGGAGGAGTTTACCTTATTCATCATGCTAGCACTGGTGGGGGGTTTTTCCAGAGGACCCCGAATCTGAGCTTCGGGTTTCATCCGATCAAGCCATCGTAGGATCCGGTTACCAAGATTTCGACCAACTTCTATGTCTCTTTCCTGTATGCTCTTGTGAACCTTGATAGCTACATCAAACACAGCACGTGTTCGCCTTTGAATGAAAGAAAACACAATGGCCGTAGCAGTTATAAACTAATACAACAACAAATGATTAATGGTCATTATTTAACGAACTATTGCAGTATCACAGGAAACAAGTAAAATTGGACTGTAGGAACAAACAAACTGCAGTGATCCTACCGATGATTAAACACGTCTGATAGTTTGAATGCTAAATATGTTCTGATGAGCTATGAATTTGTgctaaatattcaaataaaaacgTCCAGGATAATAATCAAATGTTTATCTAATCCAGGAAGAACACATTACATGAAGATTGCAAGAGGAACTGTGAAGGGTTTAGAGATGTCAGCAACAACAAATTGCAGAGTTTGATGCATCGAAACTTATGCGTAAGGTTAAGTATTTACCCAACAGAAATATTTTAACACTGAAAGAATGGGGAAATCACTGGCCACAGCTAATTTCataaaaggaaattgaaaacatcaaagaaaacaagatCTGAGAAACAttcaacaaattatatattaagaTTACAAAAATTCCTAAACCACGAAGAAGAAAGAGCACACATACATTTGAATGAGACTGATGCAAAACATGAATTAAACCAATTTTATGGATGCAAagataaaggaaagaaaaatcatgcaaaataaaccaaaaattatattcatattGAGAGGACAATCTAGAATTATGGATTTGATTAAATACATCAAACTCTTCCCAAATCACAACTAtttcaaagagaaattaaCGGACAAATACCTGTGAGCAAATTGACGGATCTTGGGGTGCTTAGGGCTTATGAGGCGTCGCTGAATCTTCAGAGCCAGTCTATAAGTGCGCCTCAGCCCCAAGAAATAGGCTGTTCCTAATGTGATCTCCCACAGCACCATTCttccttcctttcttcttccttcgtTTTCGCTTTGTGCGTCGCTTGTGTTTGTGCTATTGTCTCTGAGAAGTTTTTCTTattatggttttgtttttaggtTTTCGTTTCTCGCAAGCTTTCCACGGGCCGCCAGAAATTTCGATCCTCGTCAACAACATTCTCAGTTTCCCTCTGCTTCGCGTCACCGATCAAAGCGTCATCGTGTAAGTGGGGATACTCAAGTTGATCTCAACCGTTCGTTGGTGTTGATGAAGTCAGTAACGCTGGGCTCTCTTCTACATAAAGGCCCAAACCAGTGGAGTTTCAAGTCTGGATTGAAATTTCAGGCCCAACgtattgagaaaaataaaaaatacatcacACTAAGGAAAACAGTTTGTGGCTCAGGTCCCAATCCTAGCCAACTCACAAGTCGTTTTATGGTGAGCGTCGTTTATAAACCATAGATGTGGATCTTCATATTAGCAACATGATTCATTTAAATAATAACTTCACTTAAGTTTAATGTAATGATCATGTGGCTCATATGAAGGTCCATATTTGATACCCTAACTATAGAATTTCGCTCAAACTCACCTTTACAAGTAAATCAAATCCTAGCCCACTCAGCTACTTACACCATAGGCCAGACCGCTCTGCTTTGGCCCAGTCTACAATGATATTGAGTTGGGGGATTACGTACAGAGGATCTTGAGTGTGGCATAAGCGTAATTGTTCTTAATCACATGAGTTACAAATTTCTTGCATTCGTCAAAATATTACTTTACAAGAAAGAATTTATTGCTAATGTGGGTTAGGTTAGTTGGTCAAGGTAGGGAGTCCATCCATTGCACTTAAGTTCTAATCCCTCGTAgtaaattagaataatttcAAGTGATTGTATTTACCCATGCATCTAAGTGTTAGGTTCAATTCTCCTCTTTCCAAtattgtttgtatataaaatatataaacaaaaaatattttaaaaaaatgattgatttgaaaagaaaaagaaagaaattttatCCGCaatgtctttattttttgtattttttaaaaagcaacaaatagaaacaaaaagaaaaataaagttccTATTTAAAAATCTCAGATTCGAGTCATACAGCTCACTAATaatttccttcccttttttcacccactctctctctctctttcgttTTCTCTTTGTCCTTCTCTGTGTATTCAAGTCTGTGACCATGCAAAGACAATCGCTGGGGGGCTCACCGGGCTCCAAGCTCCACCAGGCCCATGGCGGAGCCAAGGAACAGGCTCTGCTCCTAGACGATGCTCCCAACCGCAGTAACAAGGACCTTTTAGTCTtttccacctccacctcctctTCAATCTCCGCAGACGACGACCACAAAGCATCAAAGCCTCACCGCCTGTCATCACCGCCCCCCACCGCTCCACACAAATCCATTCACGTCATCCCCGTCCTTACCCTCCTCTGCTTCCtcatcctcttcctcttctcccaCAGCCCCTCCCAATCAGGTAACTCTCAATCAACGGCTCTTAACTCATctcgtttttttttaatcttcatTCCTGACAGTCGGTTTCGTTTCCGTTTCAGATTTGGCTCAGTTCAATGGCTTTACGAAACTACCAGGGAAAAAGCGCGCAGGTACAATGCAGATAATTAATCGTTCTCAATTTTTTATGcgcttttaaaatttattttctgtttcattTTTCGTGCTTTTCGTTTTTGTAGACGCCACCGACAACCAAATCGGCAACTTGAGCCGATTTATTGATATCCGGAAGAGCGATGTTTTGGCGATCCGCAGCCTCAGGAACTTGCAGGACACCCAAGGAACCCGAAAACTCCCTCCGAGATCTCGCTCCCACCGGAAAATAGCCGATTTTTAAGCCGCATTCCctgcttctcttctcttctctactCTACTCTACTATGTCCTCATCGGCTCTCGGTGAAAGAACTCGCACGCGCGTCACCGTCAGCTTTTTTTTCGCACGTGTAAATTCAACTGCTGAGcaagcttttttatttttatttgtttaaatttattttaattttttgtgtaaACATATTACTTGAGCGCTTCAGTCGCTTAGAGAAAGATTTCGAACAGCGAAATAACGTAATTCTTACagatctttttgtttttataaatttcgTGTGTGTCGTACGCTAAAGTGAGCGGGTAGGGAGGCGTTAATTAGATGAAAGGACGTAAACGTGCGCCCGATGCGATACAGCTGGATTTTCGTACTCGACCGTTGCTCTGCACCCTCGGGTTTCGGTCGGAATTTGCTAGCTGGAAAATTGAAGGGGTAGATACATTAACTGCGTTCTGTGTGACCGCCGGTGTATAGATTTTTCTGTGGTGTTGGCTTCTCCTGCTTACACGTGGATAGCAAAACGTTAAAGTTGTCACTACGTGGActctttttaaaacttttttaatttatatagctttcattttttttaaatgattcaTATTTTATTCTAAGGGGAGGGGCCGCCCCCACAAGGGGATTTGACCTAGTGCCATGGGTTTGCAAACAAAGACATCACCAATGTCGACTGTTTAGTACACTGAATTCAATAATTGCTATTTTAATTCTCGATATTTTTGTAGTAATATCATTGAACTTATActttagtttcaatttgtcaaagaaaattttaagaaaaatgtcactataaatttcaaaatccatgatttaTTCAAAATTCATGATTTATCATCTGACTTTAACATTCaatttttcatcaattttaaaggtattttagtctttccatattcaagaaaaaaagaaaagaaaaaaaagagatctttctctccctttctcccTTATCCCAACACCACCCGCCCCCAAAATACGTCACACAAGACCCCACTCGCCCCTAAAACACATCGGAGGGGGAATAGAAAGACccttgaaaatggaaagattAAAAAACCCTTTAAAATGAATGGAAAATTGAAGAGTGTTAAAGTCATATGACAAAtcatgaatttaaaaaaattaaagtgacatttctcttaaaaaaaattttaaagtgacaaattgaaacttaGGTATAAGTTCATgtgacatttctacaaaaatctCTTTAATTCTCCAAAGTGTAGGTATGCTAGCATGCATTACTACTaagtattaaattattaagtcTGATTTTGATACACttgtaaataatttttttttaagattgtaaaagaaaaaaaaattcacttaataatataattcGAAAATCAATATAGACTTTTTAATGCATAGGGTGAAAtgggttttgctttttttccccaaaaaatGGTTGTTACCCTCATTCATTGAGATTTTTATTGTGGTATATTAtttagaattataaatttataaattttaaattatatcaagttaattaatattagttttttgtttttgtttttgtttttgtttttatttttttaataaaagaaatagaaggCCGAGTCTAGTAGCATGGGCTTGTAACTAAGTAGAGCATTAAAGTGATTGGTTGCTTCAAACCTTCTCAAGTGAGGCATATGTGGTGGTTTTGGGTTGTTCAccttggtggtggtggtgaagtTGCACAAAACACTTCCCCTACCCTCTGGTTAGTAGGGCCCCCAACCACAAAGGTGGGtagcaaacccaaaaaaagaaatgaaaggaaatacTTACAGGTGAAACAGAAAGGTAATCTTGATAATTTTTGCGCATGCATTTTTCTCTCTCGCTTTTCTTTTATGGAGTCGACCTCCATGGGTTGTAAAATTGGATGCAAATGTGCATCAAATTTCACATCTCTAACTAAGTCACTATTTCTAGGTGTATGTAcctattgaaattgaattgaatagaCCATGTTGTTTCGGTAAGGATTCAATGAGCGTGAACTCATTAGGGGTTTGAATCGGTTATAATTCAACCTTTTTTAGAAATCCTTATCCATGTTAGAATCCAATCtcatcaattttattttttttttaacaagtaAAATTGGGAGAAGGGAGATTCAAACACAATATCTCAAGTGCAGAAATAActgctcttaaccacttgaacaGCATGCCCTTTGCAAATCCAAATTAATCTAACTTCTTTTGAGGAATCCATCTCTAATTCAATTACAATGGATTTTGCCATATTAGAATCCAATCAGATTCCATCAAGTATGCAAATCCAACCCAATCCATAATTCTATTTTGAGGAAAAAATCCAAAGGAAATATCCTAGCCGCGGCTCCTTTGCGCGTCAGTGGCCTCCCTCCTTACCAACCTCCCTTCTCTTGTCATCACCATGAAATAGTCGTCGTCTTTTAGTCCAAGCATACATAGAAGATGTCGGGTTTGGAATTAGCCGGTGTGTTACAATGGGTTTAGCTTGTATGATGCTATTGCTCTCTTCGAGTTGCCGTAGAGGATGTGGAGTGGTGCTTATGCTTCTTAGGTTGTTTATGTGTTGTTGTGGTTTTGCCTTATTTTTAGGttgttttatttctatttagCTTTGGCTTTTGATATAGATTTGTTGTTTCTGCCGTTGCACAACGGATCTGTATTGGAGGTTTGAGTACATTTGCTTCTAGTTGTTGAACCaggaattttatttatctttgaGTTGTGCATGATTTTCTCCAGATCAATTCAATATGTTGTTGTGTTTGATCACTGGAGAATATTTATTCATGTTTGGCACATCGttgctttgtatttttgtttatttatcaataaaatactattgCTTATTCttagcccaaaaaaaaaaaatttatactttgAGGAATCCATATATAATTCAATTACAATGAACCAATTAAGAATGCTTGGCTCTCATgctcaattttttcaattacttATAGGAATTctcgtatttttttttaatgtaataaGCCTATCCTCTCTTCTGGAGGGAATGTACTCTCAATGTTATGTATCACTTGAGGTGAATTTCTTCTTTAAGAGCACCATATACATTCAATGCTTGTGTATATCTTATGTATTTGAGGGTCAAATGTTATAGTGTTCCTAGTATTAGCACTTTCTAAGAAAATGTCACATGATGCCGTTTCTTTTAAAtgatatcatatatataaatattttgtatagTGATAGTTGTCTCCACTCGATTGAAAAAGTTTCATGTTTAACTCATATAGATGCGAGAACGATATATAGTTGTGACAATTTTAATACTTAATTGTGACCACTCACATTCTAATGTTGCATTGTTTTTTAGAAACTTTCCAATTGAGAGTGGcaataatatactaaacttaCACACACTATACatatgctaggactcgaacccatgACCTTGCATGAGGGTGCAATTACTCCAAACTattacactagtgggtcctttaCTGTTACATTGTGtttaatacaaataatattagGGGAAGGATGAATTGAACTGAGAACCTCAAGGGAAGAGATAAATGCTATTAACCGATTCAGCTACGaaccccttttttatttattaaacttTAGAATTTAAGCTAATTCTCATCATCAGATTGTCATATTGCTCAGCATTAGCAAGGGGAATAAACAAGcttgtattttttgtatttgagaaattaaaaaaaaaaaaggttatccAAATTCCTTTGTAAAGTATGACAATCCGATGATGAGCAATATGCCTTTTCCTTATGattattttataaacttaTCTGTTTCCACAAGAATATTAGCGTGTAAAGATCAGGCTAACATTGCTAATTATTGAGGGAATAAACAaggtttttatatttgttgcccCATCAGTTTCacattaatatttttcaaatgtttCATTTTCATACATTTGTATTGGTATAGTTAAATAATATTGGGTCcaaaattttgaacaaaaatggTGGTCCCCTGCAGTCACAAGTGGAGCTTAAAGACATCAACTCGTGATTGTTTACAGCCTGGTTTTCTTCTGGTGGAGCCTGTACCATAATTGGAGTATGCATTACTGTGGACCCATCAACACCCAAAAGCTTCTAAAATGTAAACTATATTACCCAACCTTTCATGTGGAagccttttctcttttcctatCCAAAaaagtcttttttctttacctttcttttttgcaaACAAAAAATGCAAATGTGTTTTGTAGTGCGCCATTCTGAATGGTAAAGATTAGTCCATGGCTATGAAAAAAGTACAGTGAGAGTTTTGAGTCCCCTTGGTTACGATGTTCATATGAATTTATTGTCATGTGTCCAACATTTCTGCAAGAGTTACAGATGACAAATTAGCTCTTGATTTAAGaatatttcttaattttgtatagAATATCAAAACGAAAAGTGAGTCAATTTCTatcattattataatattcCGTATTTCAATTGGATATCATAAATGTATTTAGGATATGTTCAATGAGATAATGAGACAAAGACATAAAAACAATATAGAATTTTTCGTACTAAACTTTTTTCGTGGATTCATCGGTTCAGTATACGTATAGTAGGCCTCCTCCACCACTCCACCGGTGGCTCGGCTCGGTCTCGCTCCCCAAGGCAAGGAAAGTAGTAAGAAAGATATCGATGGAGCGGGGCAGAACCTCGAGTAAGACAACCAACCCTGGAGGCCATGGCTTGGCTTTATCCCGTAGGTAGTAAGAACAGAGAGAGCCTTCTGTGCTAGTAATACAGAGAGGTGGGGATTGAATGAGGCGATCGCTGACtgcagcatatatatatatatatatcttattCTATTTGTATATTCATTAATAGAATGATTCTAGAATGGGTAGTTAGGTGTCAACAAGGCATGCTAGTATCCTTGTCAACTCACCATGAAGAAATTAGAATAGTATTGGAGTCACCATAACGTGTCTTCATAGTAATTCTTTTCTTATCTGTTGTTGACTTGGAGTCAGGGGCGGATCCACAGAGGAGCAAGGGTGGTCAATTGACCCCTGCAACCTCTGAAATCCTCCATTAGAGCCGCCCAAATTGACCCTCGCAAGGTGCTCGATGAAATGCCCCAATGGGGCAAACTGCTGTGCTGCTGCGCAGCTGTGGAGAGCTTGCGCGCAGCGcacatcatttttttttgtttggtcgacgtcaaaacgacgtcgtttcatttaagtggttttttttttttgcgccCTCGACGTcgaaacgacgtcgttgcacttaagttttttttttttttttgcgcgcTATTcttcaaaacgacgtcgtttcacttacactttttattttttaataacacctggccaaaacgacgtcgttttggcacaggtttaaaaacaaaaaaacaaaacagcagCACAGCTGCTGTGCTACCTGAAAACCCATCAGTTTCAAacccatttcttcttctcaatatCAAATTCTCTAACCTAAATTCCAACCCCAACTAAAACAACCAACctccaatccaattcaatgGTGGCTTTCCCTCCCCCCTCACAAATCAGTCGGTGGAGGCAGTAAAGTGGCGTCGGCGGTGGGCACTGGGCAGCAGAAAATTGAATAAGTGCCtccaaaattcaatttgatttcaaaGGTGGATTTATCCCTCAAATTTGAGAGTATGTTATCCTATTTTCTTtatgctttaattaattagtaaagATTCTTATATGTTAGTGTTTTTTGATTagttattgttttttgttgttgagattttattttactttgttagtttgaataaacTAGGGCTTTTatgttagtttgaataaattagaggttttggttttggttagttagtttgaataaattagggttttatttttatgttagatTATATGATTATCTTGGTTAGTTTCAATTAATTAggggttttgattttggttagTTAGTTTGAAAGTATGTTATCCTATTTTCTTtatgctttaattaattagtaaagATTCTTATATGTTAGTGTTTTTCTTGAttagttgttgttgttgtttgttgttgagattttattttagtttgttAGTTTGAATTAACTAGGGCTTTTatgttagtttgaataaattagagGTTTTGGCtagttagtttgaataaattatcgttttatttttatgttagatTATATGATTATCTTGGTTAGTTTCAATTAATTAggggttttgattttggttagttagtttgaataaattaggaTTTTACTTTTATGTAAGATTATATCTCTTggttagtttgaataaattaaggGCTTCTAGTTTTGGTTAGtttgtttgaataaattagtgTTTTATGTTAGATAATAATTGGTAAATTTGATTAGttgttggattttattttggttagttTGCATAAGTTATGgctttttaatattgttgatgTTTGATTGGTTATTTCTACCAATACAGTTATGGAACGATACTTTAATAGAAGGTTCGCATCAACTACTTCTAGTTCGGATAATGTGGGTAGTTCGAGTTCGAGAGATGTTGATATTTCTAGAGATGTGGATATTTCTAGAGATGTGGATAGTTCAAAAGAAAGTGAGTTGCAAGATATCTTAGCTAATCTTATTGCAGACCCTGGACTTCGACCTCAAATGTTGGATTATGATCCTAACATTAGAGACGAAGTTCGAAGAGCATATCTACAAAAGGGTCCATGTCAGCCCAAGGATCATACATTTCCACAAACTGATCTTTCAGGGTATGATCGACGCTTTAATGTCAAGTGGTTTGATGAGTTTGACTGGTTGGAGTACAGTATTAGTAAAGATGCTGCATTTTGCCTTTATTGTTATCTCTTCAAATCCAATTTCAGAATTGGTCAAGGGTGTAGCGACGCCTTCACAGAGATGAGTTTTAggaattggaagaagaaagataaaattagGCAACATGTTGGACCTGTTGGAAGTGTTCATAATCAATCTAGACAGTATTGTGTGGATCTTATGAATCAAAAGCAACACATCCGAACAGCTTTGATAAAGCAATCAGAGCAAGCTCGTATTGATTATCGTATTTGCTTGACAGCTTCTCTTGATTGTGTGAGATTTTTATT
This genomic interval carries:
- the LOC18776555 gene encoding dolichol phosphate-mannose biosynthesis regulatory protein, which codes for MELADKAVGFLLSYISLSIFTYYTFWVIILPFVNSDHFIHRYFLPQEYAILIPVFAGMVLLCFLCIFIGYVMLKSKKKKA
- the LOC18776671 gene encoding uncharacterized protein LOC18776671, with protein sequence MVLWEITLGTAYFLGLRRTYRLALKIQRRLISPKHPKIRQFAHRRTRAVFDVAIKVHKSIQERDIEVGRNLGNRILRWLDRMKPEAQIRGPLEKPPTSASMMNKVNSSHLKTPGSTQITRNQESDRHLFSTMTNMWSKPLPPITMMMRSRKPSGMINQYRHLCMNVPQPLRSNYSAGAFGGVIRKDIMQWMLQK
- the LOC18776478 gene encoding uncharacterized protein LOC18776478 gives rise to the protein MQRQSLGGSPGSKLHQAHGGAKEQALLLDDAPNRSNKDLLVFSTSTSSSISADDDHKASKPHRLSSPPPTAPHKSIHVIPVLTLLCFLILFLFSHSPSQSDLAQFNGFTKLPGKKRADATDNQIGNLSRFIDIRKSDVLAIRSLRNLQDTQGTRKLPPRSRSHRKIADF